One window of the Acaryochloris sp. CCMEE 5410 genome contains the following:
- a CDS encoding ABC transporter permease has product MTSNGSAPPPQPHHQSGGLKPTTFWRIAEDIPANLKWALTAISIALPLGLWWGVSSTGVVNPDFLPSPIKVGQALVDLHSDGFLVKDTLMSCFRVGIGFFLAALISAPIGVAMGTFTSIRSLLEPIIGIVRYMPAPAFIPLLLIYLGIEELPKITLIFIGTVFFNILMIMDAVKFIPKELLETTYTLGGRRHQVLFQVITPYVIPNILDAFRVNMAASWNLVVVAELIAANEGLGKRIELAEKFFRTDDIFACLIVLGLIGFFIDLLFRWLLRFSCPWAID; this is encoded by the coding sequence ATGACCTCTAATGGATCAGCTCCCCCACCACAACCCCACCATCAGTCGGGTGGCCTAAAGCCAACTACTTTCTGGCGCATTGCTGAGGATATTCCAGCCAATCTTAAGTGGGCGTTAACAGCAATTTCCATCGCTCTGCCCTTGGGGCTGTGGTGGGGAGTTTCCAGTACCGGAGTTGTGAATCCTGACTTTTTACCTTCTCCTATCAAGGTGGGGCAGGCCTTAGTCGATCTGCACTCGGATGGCTTTTTGGTCAAAGATACGTTGATGAGCTGTTTTAGGGTTGGTATTGGCTTTTTTCTCGCAGCCCTCATTTCTGCTCCGATTGGCGTTGCTATGGGAACGTTTACCAGTATTCGGTCTCTATTAGAACCGATTATTGGCATTGTTCGCTATATGCCAGCACCTGCTTTTATCCCATTGCTGTTGATCTATTTAGGGATAGAAGAACTCCCTAAAATTACGCTTATTTTCATCGGGACGGTGTTCTTCAACATCTTGATGATTATGGACGCCGTCAAGTTTATCCCCAAAGAGTTGCTGGAAACAACCTATACCCTAGGCGGAAGACGTCACCAAGTGCTCTTTCAGGTGATTACCCCCTATGTGATTCCCAATATTTTGGATGCCTTTCGGGTCAATATGGCCGCCTCTTGGAATTTAGTGGTGGTTGCCGAATTAATTGCTGCCAACGAAGGCTTAGGAAAACGCATTGAACTGGCTGAAAAATTCTTTAGGACTGATGATATTTTTGCCTGCCTCATTGTGCTGGGACTGATTGGATTTTTTATTGATTTATTGTTCCGCTGGCTACTCCGCTTTTCCTGCCCTTGGGCCATTGACTAA
- a CDS encoding ABC transporter ATP-binding protein: MHLEVSHLYKHFSTRQGKLLVLKDINLHVETGEFVCAVGASGSGKTTLLRMVAGLDTATSGKITVDGQPVIGPGADRGMVFQSYTLYPWLTVAKNVGFGLKLQGVAKPLRTQRVAEYLDVVGLSQFADAYPRELSGGMKQRVAIARALASQPKVLLMDEPFGALDVQTKETMQQFLLDLWRRTGTSILMITHDVEEAIFLSQRIYVLTARPGSVQREIVVNLPAERTYTIKRQSLFQDYRDEIMDLLRETPDLNPVIE; this comes from the coding sequence ATGCACTTAGAAGTTTCCCATCTGTATAAGCATTTCTCGACCCGTCAAGGGAAGCTGCTCGTGCTGAAAGATATTAATCTGCATGTGGAGACGGGGGAGTTTGTTTGTGCGGTGGGAGCCTCAGGATCTGGCAAAACCACACTCCTGCGCATGGTGGCCGGGCTAGACACCGCGACTTCAGGCAAAATCACCGTCGACGGACAGCCAGTCATTGGTCCGGGGGCCGATCGCGGCATGGTCTTTCAAAGCTATACCCTTTATCCCTGGCTGACCGTCGCCAAAAATGTGGGATTTGGCTTAAAACTCCAAGGGGTTGCCAAGCCTTTGCGTACTCAGCGAGTCGCTGAGTATCTAGACGTGGTGGGATTGTCTCAGTTTGCCGATGCATATCCCCGAGAATTGTCAGGAGGGATGAAACAGCGGGTTGCCATTGCCCGCGCCCTGGCTTCACAACCCAAAGTATTACTGATGGACGAGCCGTTCGGGGCATTGGATGTGCAAACGAAAGAAACGATGCAGCAATTTTTGCTCGATTTATGGCGACGAACCGGCACCAGCATTTTAATGATTACCCATGACGTGGAAGAAGCTATTTTCCTGTCACAGCGCATTTATGTGCTCACGGCTCGCCCTGGTTCGGTCCAACGAGAGATCGTGGTTAACTTACCCGCAGAGCGGACCTACACGATCAAACGTCAGTCCCTGTTTCAAGACTATCGAGATGAAATCATGGATCTGTTGCGGGAAACTCCAGACCTGAATCCAGTCATAGAGTAA
- a CDS encoding anhydro-N-acetylmuramic acid kinase, producing the protein MYVIGLMSGTSVDGIDAALVNISGRELDLQVDLIASQTYPYPDALRNQILAVCGGEPLSIEALAGLDDAIAMQFARAAQSIQAEGAAADLIGSHGQTVFHRPPQGNLGYTLQIGRGAVIAHQTGINTVSNFRVADMAAGGQGAPLVSKLDICLLSHPEFYRCVQNIGGIGNVTYLPPLTDASQLGVGVKGWDTGPGNVLMDLAVAHFSQGELTYDADGAWAAQGSPCQPLIEEWLKHPFFQAPPPKSTGRELFSPDYLQTCLQTAAPYQLSPADMLATLTDFTAATIVYNYDQFLPHPPDQVVLCGGGSRNGYLRQCLQQRLGGSTVLTTDNLGLNSDAKEAIAFAVLAYWRQLQIPGNVPTVTGAAGPVLLGELHLV; encoded by the coding sequence ATGTATGTGATTGGCTTGATGAGTGGGACCTCCGTGGATGGGATTGATGCCGCCCTGGTGAATATTTCTGGCCGAGAACTGGATTTACAGGTCGATTTGATTGCATCGCAAACCTATCCCTATCCCGATGCCCTCCGAAATCAAATTCTCGCGGTCTGTGGGGGAGAGCCCCTCAGTATCGAGGCATTGGCGGGATTGGATGATGCGATCGCAATGCAATTTGCTCGAGCGGCCCAGTCGATTCAGGCCGAGGGGGCTGCAGCTGATCTGATTGGCTCCCACGGTCAAACCGTTTTTCATCGGCCTCCCCAGGGCAACCTAGGCTATACCCTCCAAATTGGTCGCGGTGCTGTGATTGCCCACCAAACGGGCATCAATACTGTCAGCAATTTTCGGGTAGCGGATATGGCGGCAGGGGGGCAGGGTGCTCCCTTGGTCTCCAAATTGGATATTTGTTTGCTCAGCCATCCTGAGTTCTATCGCTGTGTGCAAAATATTGGCGGGATTGGCAATGTCACCTACCTACCGCCTTTAACTGATGCGAGCCAATTGGGCGTTGGCGTCAAAGGTTGGGACACCGGCCCCGGCAATGTCTTAATGGATTTGGCCGTGGCGCACTTTTCTCAGGGCGAACTCACCTACGATGCCGACGGAGCCTGGGCGGCTCAAGGCAGTCCTTGTCAGCCGTTGATTGAAGAATGGCTGAAGCATCCTTTTTTCCAAGCGCCACCCCCTAAGTCCACAGGACGGGAGTTATTTAGTCCCGATTATTTACAGACCTGTTTGCAAACGGCAGCGCCTTATCAGCTTAGTCCAGCAGATATGCTGGCGACGCTGACAGACTTTACTGCTGCCACTATTGTCTACAACTATGACCAGTTTTTACCCCATCCGCCCGATCAGGTCGTCCTTTGTGGAGGTGGGAGTCGCAATGGTTATTTACGGCAGTGTTTGCAGCAGCGCTTAGGCGGTAGCACTGTCTTAACGACGGATAATTTGGGGTTGAATTCTGATGCGAAGGAAGCGATCGCATTTGCCGTATTGGCCTATTGGCGACAGCTGCAAATTCCTGGCAACGTGCCGACGGTGACTGGTGCCGCTGGCCCGGTTCTCCTGGGAGAATTACACCTTGTTTGA
- a CDS encoding serine/threonine-protein kinase: MVGLVNGRYQILKALNEGGFGKTFLAEDVQMPSRRFCVIKQLKPVLNNDRVQKIVLERFQREAAILERIGQGHPQIPDLFAYFEEEGQFNLVQEWIEGQTLTEIVTAQGSLNEAEVIKLLYQILNVLNYIHGHNIIHRDIKPDNIIVRNADQQPCLIDFGAVKEVMATQINAQGQPSRSIVIGTLGFMPREQAAGRPTFASDLYSLGLTAIYLLTGKFPDQFETDSATGRLQWKQDCEHLSPPFRSLLDQLVKPHPKHRFATVAAMRTALQSVAQASTVLSHPSAEDEVVPASSEPAATEPGISTARQPTSKIQKPKWQWIGLGVGGAAIASASLFFLFRPQWHYFWGQQAAQSGNWQSATENFEQALELKADYTEAALKLGETYAEIGKYPDAITQFDTLLEQQPKTAAAFRERGAIRFAIGEYQAAISDYNEALTLDPKDAETYNHRGDAQVELGKYEKAIADYRKAIRLQPNQAQGYLNLGSVFFVQGKLEAAVKELDKAIQAESNHLSAHVNRGSYRSALGDSDGAEQDWERALELPVRTAKEYTSRGYAKSRLDRKQDAIADYNQALTINPQLTRAHTNLGGVFYEQGEIEQARKSFDQALQSNPNSTSAYLLRGELRAYQGQQADFEGALQDYDRAIAINPKDPFVLNNRCGALFSLNELQRALADCNKGLEINPSSAALYTVRGNIYLRLKQYEKAIQDYGRTIQINDTRKSEVRSQAAYSNRASARIQLKDLDGALKDLNDALRIKPDAAEDYYKRGLLYSVQNKRQDAITDLKKAADLYAKQGRTDDYNNVLSVLRSLGEG, encoded by the coding sequence ATGGTAGGACTTGTTAATGGCCGATATCAGATTCTCAAAGCTTTAAATGAGGGTGGATTCGGTAAAACCTTCTTAGCTGAAGATGTGCAGATGCCATCCCGGCGATTTTGTGTGATTAAACAGCTCAAACCTGTACTCAATAATGATCGGGTGCAGAAAATTGTGCTGGAACGATTTCAGCGGGAAGCGGCCATCTTGGAACGGATTGGCCAAGGGCATCCGCAAATTCCGGACCTCTTTGCTTACTTTGAAGAAGAGGGGCAGTTCAATTTGGTACAGGAATGGATTGAAGGCCAGACCCTGACCGAAATTGTCACGGCCCAAGGTTCCCTGAATGAAGCAGAGGTGATCAAACTGCTTTATCAGATTTTGAATGTGCTCAATTACATTCATGGTCACAACATTATTCATCGCGATATTAAACCCGACAATATTATTGTTCGTAATGCTGACCAGCAGCCGTGTCTGATTGACTTTGGGGCCGTTAAGGAAGTAATGGCGACCCAAATAAATGCCCAGGGCCAGCCCAGCCGCTCGATTGTGATTGGTACTCTCGGTTTTATGCCCCGAGAGCAGGCAGCAGGGCGACCAACGTTTGCCAGCGATTTATATAGCTTGGGGTTAACGGCGATTTATTTGCTGACAGGCAAGTTTCCCGATCAGTTTGAGACCGATAGTGCCACGGGGCGTTTGCAGTGGAAACAAGATTGTGAACATCTCAGCCCTCCCTTTCGAAGCTTGCTCGATCAACTGGTGAAGCCCCATCCGAAGCACCGATTTGCCACCGTTGCAGCCATGCGAACGGCATTACAGTCTGTGGCCCAAGCCAGTACGGTCTTGTCCCATCCCTCGGCGGAGGATGAGGTTGTGCCTGCCAGTTCTGAGCCTGCTGCCACGGAACCAGGGATATCAACTGCTCGCCAGCCCACATCGAAGATCCAGAAGCCTAAGTGGCAGTGGATTGGTTTAGGAGTAGGGGGAGCTGCGATCGCATCCGCAAGTCTCTTTTTTCTCTTTCGTCCCCAATGGCATTATTTTTGGGGGCAACAGGCAGCCCAATCAGGCAACTGGCAGTCGGCCACTGAAAATTTTGAACAGGCATTAGAACTCAAAGCGGACTATACGGAAGCGGCTCTGAAGTTGGGGGAGACCTATGCCGAAATTGGCAAATATCCGGACGCCATTACCCAGTTCGATACGTTATTAGAACAGCAGCCGAAAACGGCAGCAGCCTTTCGCGAGCGAGGTGCAATTCGCTTTGCCATTGGAGAATACCAAGCTGCGATCTCAGACTATAACGAAGCCCTAACCCTTGACCCTAAAGATGCGGAAACCTATAACCATCGGGGAGATGCCCAGGTGGAACTGGGTAAGTATGAAAAGGCCATTGCCGATTATCGGAAAGCGATCCGGTTGCAGCCCAACCAGGCCCAAGGCTATCTCAATTTAGGGTCTGTATTTTTTGTCCAGGGAAAGCTAGAAGCGGCGGTCAAAGAGCTAGATAAGGCCATCCAAGCCGAGTCGAATCATTTGTCAGCCCATGTCAATCGAGGGAGCTATCGTTCGGCTCTGGGGGACTCAGATGGGGCAGAACAAGACTGGGAACGGGCTCTGGAACTGCCCGTGCGCACGGCGAAAGAATATACAAGTCGGGGCTATGCCAAATCTAGACTGGACCGAAAACAAGATGCGATCGCAGACTACAATCAGGCCCTGACTATTAACCCCCAGCTCACCCGTGCCCATACCAATCTGGGCGGGGTCTTCTATGAGCAGGGAGAAATCGAGCAGGCCCGTAAATCCTTTGATCAGGCGCTCCAGAGTAATCCCAACTCGACCAGTGCCTATCTGCTCAGGGGGGAACTGCGGGCTTATCAAGGCCAGCAGGCGGATTTTGAAGGCGCTCTTCAAGATTATGATCGGGCGATTGCCATTAACCCCAAGGATCCCTTTGTCCTCAACAATCGCTGTGGGGCTTTATTTTCCCTGAATGAACTGCAGCGTGCCCTGGCAGACTGCAACAAAGGTTTGGAAATTAATCCTAGCAGTGCTGCTTTGTATACGGTGCGCGGCAATATTTATTTGCGGTTGAAGCAGTATGAAAAAGCGATCCAAGACTATGGACGTACGATCCAAATTAATGACACCCGCAAGAGTGAGGTGCGTAGTCAAGCGGCCTATTCTAACCGTGCTAGCGCTAGAATCCAGCTCAAAGATTTGGATGGAGCCTTAAAGGATCTCAATGATGCCCTGCGGATTAAGCCAGATGCGGCTGAAGATTACTATAAGCGGGGCTTACTCTATTCCGTGCAAAACAAGCGACAAGACGCCATTACCGATCTAAAGAAAGCGGCTGATCTGTATGCCAAGCAAGGCCGCACCGATGATTACAACAACGTACTGAGTGTTTTACGTTCTTTGGGAGAAGGGTAA
- a CDS encoding DUF6999 family protein produces MSWQTEFDQQIVNIKDPNPWLALYIDASLPLHDESKRALLRGHNSRSRRIFLPLVRPFAKLMIVVVKLLRIVIPEWLSSSRLLHQLIYWGLKYFVTPDSNYLILRHFVIGTEILKFIADNAGVEITSTQSLRPTCLEDLKDNTFLIHDLNIYNFIIELNQKLKAENRTLEAPQRLNFDAITDGEFEINPGRQGWLNFVDLQSAIEVYTPVYALFLSDHDFWRATNSLQLDETIAIYISKLLQDPLALGLVNNRHPCIPLITLHAGFRLMLHGMDAEILHGYLRQQKRMQVTLAA; encoded by the coding sequence ATGAGTTGGCAGACCGAGTTTGATCAACAAATCGTTAATATTAAAGACCCCAATCCTTGGTTGGCCCTTTATATCGATGCGAGTCTGCCCCTCCATGATGAATCGAAGCGAGCTTTGCTCAGGGGACATAATAGCCGTTCACGCCGAATCTTTTTACCCCTAGTGCGCCCCTTTGCCAAATTGATGATTGTGGTGGTGAAGCTGCTGCGGATTGTGATTCCTGAATGGTTAAGCTCATCGAGGCTGTTGCATCAGCTGATCTATTGGGGATTGAAGTATTTTGTGACGCCCGATAGTAACTATCTAATTTTGCGGCACTTTGTGATTGGGACGGAGATTCTAAAATTTATTGCGGATAATGCTGGGGTTGAGATCACGTCTACCCAATCTTTACGTCCCACCTGTCTAGAAGATTTAAAAGACAATACCTTTCTGATTCATGACTTGAATATTTACAACTTTATTATTGAGCTGAATCAAAAGCTGAAGGCGGAGAATCGAACCTTAGAAGCACCGCAACGGCTTAATTTTGACGCCATTACGGATGGAGAGTTTGAGATTAATCCTGGACGCCAAGGCTGGCTGAATTTTGTGGATTTGCAGTCTGCCATTGAGGTATATACGCCAGTTTATGCCTTATTTCTGTCGGATCATGATTTCTGGCGGGCCACCAATTCATTGCAGTTAGATGAAACCATCGCTATTTACATCAGCAAATTGTTACAAGATCCCCTGGCTTTAGGATTAGTGAACAACCGTCATCCCTGTATCCCGCTGATTACCCTCCATGCTGGCTTTCGGCTGATGCTCCACGGTATGGATGCTGAAATTTTGCATGGCTATTTACGGCAACAAAAGCGAATGCAGGTTACCCTAGCGGCATGA
- a CDS encoding iron-containing redox enzyme family protein, which translates to MQTQPRLQSNVTQAQRVLRQLTIVWADFESRLLTVPIVARAMQQQLRLADYLTLISDHYQQVVEGSGWISRAASSITAPYLDQRSVFIRHAATEHLDYQMLEKSYLASGAQKEALISARKNIGSEALSAWMYQRASQPNPFDLLGAMFIIEGLGKRFAQTFANALDENPLITDPDQLEFYRYHAAHDEDHLQELEDLLSSSILDITGMDEAIVRTAKVTARLYLLQLEELGQY; encoded by the coding sequence ATGCAAACCCAACCCCGACTTCAAAGTAACGTAACCCAGGCCCAGCGGGTGCTACGCCAGCTCACTATAGTGTGGGCAGATTTCGAGAGTCGATTATTAACAGTACCGATTGTTGCTCGGGCGATGCAGCAGCAGCTCCGGTTGGCGGATTATCTGACTTTAATTAGCGACCATTACCAGCAAGTGGTGGAAGGGAGCGGTTGGATTAGTCGAGCAGCCTCTTCAATTACAGCTCCTTACTTAGATCAGCGCTCCGTCTTTATCCGCCATGCGGCCACGGAACATCTTGACTATCAAATGTTGGAGAAAAGCTATCTGGCTTCTGGGGCCCAAAAAGAAGCGTTGATCAGCGCCCGTAAAAATATTGGCTCGGAAGCGTTGTCGGCCTGGATGTATCAGCGGGCTTCGCAGCCTAACCCCTTCGATTTATTAGGGGCCATGTTTATTATTGAGGGTTTAGGCAAGCGGTTCGCCCAAACTTTTGCCAATGCCTTAGACGAGAATCCTTTAATCACGGATCCTGATCAGCTGGAGTTTTATCGCTACCATGCGGCCCATGACGAAGATCATCTCCAGGAACTGGAAGACCTGCTGTCTAGCTCAATTTTGGATATAACAGGAATGGATGAGGCGATTGTCCGCACCGCCAAAGTTACGGCTCGGCTATACCTCCTCCAGCTAGAAGAACTAGGACAGTATTGA
- a CDS encoding beta-ketoacyl-ACP synthase III → MSPGQDVYITGVGKFLPGEAVANGDMAAYIGHISQRSSTLGSAILRKNGIKHRYYALNMEGGYRYTNAAMAANAIHDALKQARCQPEQVDLLATSTTQGDYLVPGFASAVHGELGIPPLAIFSFQSVCASSLMAVKNAWLNVKVGESQLAVASGSEFASRWFRPSVYRPFYDEAARPDPQIEFLRWTLSDGAGAVVLEPGPKPDGVSLRIDWIQFKSFADRFPPCMYAGAKSNTGAEDQGWGLYESPQAAYEAGAIALKQDFEILYAMFPVWVGYYLELLEKYDLDPNAIDYFLPHYSSHSLGEEMKRLLRRTGAMIAEEKWCNNLERYGNTGTASIFIMLEELVQKHPLQAGQRILCFVPESGRCIAAFMHLTVV, encoded by the coding sequence ATGTCTCCTGGTCAAGACGTTTACATTACTGGAGTCGGCAAATTTTTGCCCGGAGAGGCAGTTGCCAATGGGGATATGGCGGCATACATCGGCCATATTAGTCAGCGTAGCTCCACCCTAGGATCCGCCATTCTGCGCAAAAATGGGATTAAGCATCGCTATTATGCCCTCAATATGGAAGGGGGCTATCGATATACCAACGCAGCGATGGCAGCGAATGCCATTCACGACGCCCTCAAGCAGGCCCGTTGCCAGCCCGAGCAGGTGGATTTGCTGGCCACTAGTACGACCCAAGGGGATTATCTGGTGCCAGGATTTGCCAGTGCAGTCCATGGTGAATTGGGCATTCCACCCTTAGCCATTTTTTCCTTTCAGAGTGTTTGTGCTAGTAGCCTGATGGCGGTCAAAAATGCCTGGCTCAATGTCAAAGTGGGGGAGTCTCAGCTAGCCGTTGCGAGTGGCAGCGAATTTGCCAGCCGTTGGTTTCGTCCTTCGGTTTATCGGCCTTTTTACGACGAAGCGGCTAGACCGGATCCGCAAATTGAGTTTTTGCGGTGGACCCTGTCGGATGGGGCAGGAGCCGTGGTGCTAGAGCCCGGCCCTAAACCTGATGGCGTCTCTTTGCGGATTGATTGGATTCAGTTTAAGTCCTTTGCCGATCGCTTTCCGCCCTGTATGTATGCGGGAGCCAAAAGCAATACTGGGGCTGAGGACCAGGGATGGGGCTTATATGAGTCTCCTCAGGCTGCCTATGAAGCCGGTGCCATTGCCCTCAAGCAAGATTTTGAGATTCTCTATGCCATGTTCCCGGTTTGGGTGGGCTACTATCTAGAGCTGCTAGAAAAGTACGATCTCGATCCCAACGCCATCGATTATTTTTTACCTCACTACTCTTCCCACTCTTTAGGCGAAGAAATGAAGCGGCTGCTGCGCCGCACAGGAGCCATGATTGCAGAAGAGAAATGGTGCAATAACCTAGAACGCTATGGCAATACCGGGACGGCCTCCATCTTTATCATGCTAGAGGAGCTGGTCCAAAAACATCCACTGCAGGCTGGACAGCGGATCCTCTGCTTTGTGCCCGAGAGCGGGCGCTGTATTGCTGCCTTTATGCATTTAACCGTGGTGTAA
- a CDS encoding tetratricopeptide repeat protein, protein MFFQRLFRQPQPPNHATPSESLEARLAEYDQAIAHGTDNNDVWFGRGCVQVELKRYQEAIRSFDKALAHRPNHLDSWHNQSLAYCQLGLYEEAVNSYEQALHFGSVPSQDWYFYGTLLAQLDRYEEAIDSYEEALKKDPDRALIWYDRGIALSWLGQFEDAIASYDQALNLDTTLHQAWFRRGLAFNQCHNYAQALKSFDKALSIDTKGSEVWAAKGLALLQLQQYEDAITAHDQAIKLNAKDDQVWYNQACCHAHCQQLDQAIFSLEQAIHLNPEAIRELASTDPDLQVLHQHPTFQKLISI, encoded by the coding sequence GTGTTTTTTCAAAGATTATTTCGTCAGCCTCAGCCGCCTAACCATGCCACACCGTCTGAAAGCCTAGAAGCGCGTTTAGCCGAGTATGATCAGGCGATCGCCCATGGAACAGATAATAACGATGTGTGGTTTGGGCGAGGGTGCGTCCAAGTTGAACTAAAGCGGTATCAAGAAGCCATTCGTAGCTTCGATAAGGCCTTGGCCCATCGCCCAAACCATTTAGACAGTTGGCACAATCAGTCTTTAGCCTATTGTCAATTGGGTCTATACGAAGAAGCTGTCAATAGCTATGAGCAGGCGCTTCATTTTGGCAGCGTCCCTTCTCAAGATTGGTATTTCTATGGCACATTACTCGCTCAGCTCGATCGCTACGAAGAAGCCATCGATAGTTACGAGGAAGCACTCAAGAAAGATCCCGATCGAGCGTTGATTTGGTATGACCGGGGGATTGCTCTGTCCTGGTTAGGGCAGTTCGAAGATGCGATCGCAAGTTACGATCAAGCCCTCAATCTAGATACCACCCTTCATCAAGCCTGGTTCCGGCGCGGCTTAGCCTTTAATCAATGTCACAACTATGCCCAAGCCCTAAAATCCTTTGATAAAGCCCTATCAATAGACACCAAAGGTTCCGAAGTATGGGCTGCCAAGGGATTAGCACTCCTCCAACTGCAGCAATATGAAGACGCCATTACCGCCCATGATCAAGCGATCAAACTCAATGCCAAGGATGATCAAGTTTGGTACAACCAAGCCTGCTGCCATGCCCATTGTCAACAGTTAGATCAAGCTATATTCAGTCTTGAACAAGCCATTCACCTCAATCCAGAGGCCATTCGTGAATTGGCTAGTACAGATCCTGACTTACAGGTTTTGCATCAACACCCCACTTTTCAAAAGCTGATTTCGATTTAA
- a CDS encoding DUF1823 family protein, which translates to MSVPESDLPELISETFWAILDDKIPDETVNRMLWYHLGYRYDPVSQAWDVSQVDETWTEVYPDPPDFIGSRPATIKLTRSIPKENKQLLKSELGFGGYTVDELNPRRTRRATAVNWFLNYLKKSAASNAG; encoded by the coding sequence ATGTCTGTGCCAGAATCTGACTTACCGGAATTAATATCAGAAACTTTTTGGGCCATCTTGGACGACAAAATTCCTGATGAAACAGTTAATCGGATGCTCTGGTATCACTTGGGCTATCGCTATGATCCGGTCTCGCAGGCATGGGATGTTTCGCAAGTGGATGAAACCTGGACAGAAGTCTACCCAGATCCGCCAGACTTTATTGGCAGTCGTCCTGCCACTATCAAGCTCACCCGCTCCATTCCCAAAGAAAACAAACAGCTGCTGAAATCAGAATTAGGCTTTGGGGGTTACACGGTCGATGAGCTTAATCCGCGCCGGACTCGCCGGGCCACTGCCGTGAACTGGTTTTTGAACTACCTGAAGAAATCCGCAGCCTCAAATGCTGGGTGA
- a CDS encoding DUF3611 family protein: MTRPSDALSRSPNLKNLGGAFRIVGWISFWIKAVLGIISGVTVLFAFFSRASNPNQAGNTISGLGLLFTVAGILLLGVSVFWSFRYTRWGRRFLAPSSANAPSKAATLRLLKMVLLTDLVGILVTVIGGEWFVGAIIGKAISQGVAVFSLNPNQLVEPIDLFVIQACINTIAGQFAGVVASLWLLQRTTQQRPTG; the protein is encoded by the coding sequence ATGACCCGACCGTCTGACGCTCTATCCCGGTCGCCCAATTTGAAAAATTTGGGTGGTGCATTCCGCATTGTCGGTTGGATCAGTTTCTGGATCAAGGCGGTGCTAGGCATCATCTCGGGAGTAACGGTTCTATTCGCCTTTTTCAGCCGTGCCAGTAATCCAAATCAGGCGGGCAATACGATTAGCGGCTTAGGGCTGTTATTCACAGTGGCCGGCATTTTGCTCTTGGGGGTGAGCGTTTTCTGGAGTTTTCGCTATACCCGCTGGGGACGTCGTTTTTTAGCGCCGTCTAGCGCCAATGCCCCTTCCAAAGCCGCCACTCTGAGATTGCTGAAAATGGTCTTGCTCACGGATCTCGTAGGTATTTTGGTGACCGTGATTGGGGGAGAATGGTTTGTAGGGGCGATCATCGGTAAGGCCATTTCTCAAGGGGTAGCGGTATTTAGCCTGAACCCCAATCAACTGGTAGAACCGATTGATCTATTTGTGATTCAAGCCTGTATTAATACGATTGCGGGGCAGTTTGCCGGTGTGGTTGCGTCGTTATGGCTGCTCCAGCGCACCACTCAACAGCGTCCAACGGGATGA